The following proteins are encoded in a genomic region of Parachlamydiales bacterium:
- a CDS encoding protein-tyrosine phosphatase family protein produces MSLPNFSVDLLNTAIRDGSLNGENFENLMKNNEFLSSPDLYSAAVAVINSYKETKKDMPAIKRAYDILENTNVKSLPINQTGITSYFSMWGFNNAKARSQEIISTHFSDYLEAVTTQRTTGIDLEKKLVRHARQVEAFLKAFGVEENEWKELKSDLAQGKEADGVKHWNNILAQVRATSNGALKTTKDVEDFLLGHKTVQHLVNPTNPLQARLLGAYAHIDSLMNTSSLFTVRHHQGLGVSVLGSEKETLQNQENFLNIWANVQVGLLLGDHQAVENSLNTKLPRLNESINSGVAPFRSIITNLDPSIKILLHNVPITSLPKCPYSIKMERGVQLPVALDNRFYFAAAAPRSPSSSQDFLQSAAKNNVGVIVDLQGELESWDKLIPSRMGEEANGVKLLDKEDEKIPGASANSQYMTRHTVEVTLPEGKKRQFKVLRMHNWNTQESLDSAALTYVSREAAKLEQQTNGKLLVISGEGKQRTSAFLIYHHLSQKEVPSINDSLADTSNEYAHFAARGTHYDNTVKEALELNKQPVPITGADEKLMTRQGLIQNAVGRTVQIIKVIQQITLPDTFQKIMESQIDHFVSGLDEENQRLCISILADTAGLVLKSRGEPDKIRQAVLYLLNHGITYSQLEQKYKDTFPEHPSDIQSVMSSLIEPKVFKKIYPESASYPFLYGFFENKLQLEKRPSDVADVIEEIEGNIAGVSSNALLMHSELRRGLNAKLLNIESINKFVESRYAPLLSDFHRLLKNLSPLEVPSINPKVFSIAEPKAIGLTTQEHLDQMTPEQRKAESKRP; encoded by the coding sequence ATGTCTTTACCCAATTTTTCCGTCGATCTATTGAATACCGCTATTCGAGATGGGAGTTTAAATGGAGAAAATTTTGAAAATTTAATGAAAAATAATGAGTTTTTGAGCTCGCCGGATCTCTACTCTGCAGCTGTGGCGGTTATTAATTCCTATAAAGAAACCAAGAAAGACATGCCGGCAATAAAAAGGGCGTATGACATTTTAGAGAATACAAATGTCAAAAGTTTGCCCATCAATCAAACAGGTATTACCAGCTATTTTTCAATGTGGGGCTTTAATAACGCTAAAGCGCGTTCTCAAGAGATTATTTCCACTCATTTCTCCGATTATCTGGAAGCAGTAACCACCCAACGCACAACGGGCATCGATCTAGAAAAAAAACTAGTACGGCACGCCCGGCAGGTAGAGGCATTTCTGAAGGCCTTTGGAGTCGAGGAAAATGAATGGAAAGAACTTAAGTCAGATCTTGCGCAGGGTAAGGAAGCGGATGGTGTAAAACATTGGAATAATATTTTAGCCCAAGTCAGAGCTACAAGCAATGGAGCACTAAAAACGACTAAAGATGTCGAAGATTTCCTACTAGGTCATAAAACTGTACAACATCTTGTAAATCCTACCAATCCTCTTCAAGCACGCCTCCTTGGTGCCTACGCGCATATAGATTCCCTAATGAACACTTCTTCCCTCTTTACAGTAAGGCATCATCAAGGTCTGGGAGTGTCGGTACTTGGTTCTGAAAAAGAAACGTTACAAAACCAAGAAAATTTTCTTAATATTTGGGCAAACGTACAAGTCGGTTTACTGCTAGGTGATCATCAAGCTGTTGAGAATTCATTAAACACTAAATTGCCTCGATTGAACGAATCTATAAATTCAGGAGTAGCCCCATTCAGAAGTATCATCACAAATTTAGATCCTTCGATTAAGATTCTTCTACATAATGTGCCTATAACAAGTTTGCCTAAGTGTCCTTACAGTATAAAAATGGAACGCGGAGTTCAACTTCCTGTTGCCTTAGATAACCGTTTTTATTTTGCGGCCGCAGCTCCACGCAGCCCTTCGTCCTCCCAAGACTTTTTACAGTCTGCAGCTAAAAACAATGTGGGAGTGATTGTGGATCTACAAGGTGAGCTGGAAAGCTGGGATAAACTTATTCCCTCGCGAATGGGTGAAGAAGCAAATGGTGTAAAGCTACTGGACAAAGAAGACGAAAAAATCCCCGGTGCTTCAGCTAATTCCCAGTATATGACCCGACATACAGTTGAAGTCACACTTCCGGAAGGCAAAAAAAGACAATTTAAAGTTTTGCGCATGCACAATTGGAATACTCAAGAAAGTTTAGATAGTGCTGCACTCACTTATGTCAGTAGAGAAGCGGCAAAATTAGAGCAGCAAACGAATGGAAAGCTTTTGGTCATTTCCGGCGAAGGGAAGCAGCGAACCTCTGCCTTTTTGATCTATCATCATCTATCTCAAAAAGAGGTGCCTTCTATTAATGATTCCTTAGCAGATACATCCAACGAATATGCTCATTTTGCAGCCCGAGGAACCCATTATGATAACACTGTAAAAGAAGCTCTAGAATTGAATAAGCAACCGGTACCTATTACAGGTGCTGATGAAAAGCTTATGACACGACAAGGGCTTATCCAAAATGCTGTCGGCCGAACTGTACAGATTATTAAAGTCATACAGCAGATTACACTTCCCGACACCTTTCAGAAAATAATGGAAAGTCAGATAGACCACTTTGTATCCGGATTGGACGAAGAAAATCAGCGCCTCTGTATTAGCATCTTAGCCGATACTGCCGGATTAGTCTTAAAATCACGAGGCGAACCCGATAAAATCAGGCAAGCTGTGCTGTATCTTTTGAATCATGGTATCACCTATTCACAACTCGAACAAAAATACAAAGATACCTTTCCGGAACATCCTTCAGATATCCAAAGTGTGATGTCAAGTCTTATCGAACCTAAAGTATTTAAAAAAATCTATCCAGAAAGCGCTTCATATCCTTTTTTGTATGGTTTTTTCGAAAATAAGCTTCAACTAGAAAAGCGGCCTTCTGATGTCGCCGATGTAATAGAAGAAATTGAGGGCAATATCGCAGGGGTAAGTAGCAATGCTTTGCTAATGCACAGTGAACTTAGAAGAGGACTGAACGCGAAACTGCTTAACATTGAGTCAATCAATAAGTTTGTTGAATCTAGATATGCTCCCCTGTTGTCAGACTTCCACAGACTATTAAAAAACTTGAGCCCCCTTGAAGTACCCTCAATTAATCCTAAGGTATTCAGTATTGCAGAACCTAAAGCTATAGGCCTTACCACACAGGAACACCTAGATCAAATGACACCCGAACAAAGAAAGGCAGAATCAAAACGCCCTTAA